The following coding sequences lie in one Cloeon dipterum chromosome 1, ieCloDipt1.1, whole genome shotgun sequence genomic window:
- the LOC135948367 gene encoding barH-like 1 homeobox protein, with product MSSSRDSFSIAHLLARPQPVCPADSSGLQPPPYLSQGQYLQTTTLVGEEAHGVDSTSPSIGADSEESCTAEDDRMSSPTSKESDERKKRPRTAFTATQIKALEAEFERNKYLSVSKRLHLSRTLHLTETQIKIWFQNRRTKWKRKYTNDLELVAQQYYSALGVAAPRPLFLGDRLWFFNYPPVPSGPFLHSGQVVPPSQGLPLGYMHPPPHGPPSPAPGLLQEHYMMGQPPGPQVPPFLQRFEPDFNQHQAAGTSRDQS from the exons ATGTCCAGCAGCAGGGATTCGTTCAGCATCGCTCACCTGCTTGCCAGGCCGCAGCCCGTGTGCCCTGCCGACTCGAGCGGGCTGCAGCCTCCACCCTACCTGAGTCAGGGGCAGTACCTGCAGACGACGACTCTCGTGGGAGAAGAGGCACATGGCGTCGATTCTACTTCGCCCAGCATTGGGGCTGATTCTGAAG AAAGTTGCACCGCCGAAGATGACAGGATGTCGTCACCAACAAGCAAGGAGTCTGATGAGCGAAAGAAGAGACCGCGAACTGCCTTCACAGCCACTCAAATAAAAGCTCTGGAGGCGGAATTTGAGCGCAACAAGTACTTGTCCGTTTCCAAAAGACTCCATTTATCCCGGACCCTGCACCTCACAGAAACACAG attaaaatatGGTTTCAAAACAGACGCACTAAATGGAAAAGAAAGTACACAAACGATTTGGAACTGGTGGCGCAGCAGTACTACAGTGCGCTGGGGGTTGCAGCCCCTCGTCCTTTGTTCCTCGGAGACAGACTTTG GTTTTTCAATTACCCACCAGTGCCGAGCGGACCCTTTCTGCACTCGGGACAAGTGGTGCCTCCGAGTCAGGGTCTGCCATTGGGCTACATGCACCCACCGCCTCATGGACCTCCCTCGCCAGCACCTGGCCTGCTGCAAGAACATTACATGATGGGCCAGCCTCCTGGGCCCCAGGTTCCACCATTTCTGCAGAGGTTTGAGCCAGACTTCAACCAGCACCAAGCGGCAGGGACAAGTCGAGATCAAAGCTGA